A genome region from Pygocentrus nattereri isolate fPygNat1 chromosome 6, fPygNat1.pri, whole genome shotgun sequence includes the following:
- the lrrc3 gene encoding leucine-rich repeat-containing protein 3, which yields MTFPGGTRMSRDHFFPSAYFLVLGLHFAMLFLSTMTRACPKSCLCTERSGLVAVQCASRNLEDIPSDLPHDTVSLLLSSNHITKIPSQAFKELPRLQELDLSRNAIESVDAGAFQGISESLRILDLSHNHLRGVPKEAFARLHAKISLANNPWHCECTLQEVLRELQLDPETINEVSCHTSVQEEYSGKPVIQVLDSGINFCNFHHKTTDVAMFVTMFGWFTMVIAYVIYYVRHNQEDARRHLEYLKSLPSSSQISKDFDTISTVL from the coding sequence ATGACTTTCCCTGGGGGCACTCGTATGTCCAGGGACCATTTCTTTCCCTCAGCATATTTCCTTGTGTTGGGATTGCATTTCGCCATGCTTTTCCTCAGCACTATGACACGTGCATGTCCCAAGAGCTGTCTCTGCACTGAAAGGAGCGGCCTGGTGGCGGTTCAATGTGCTTCCCGAAACCTGGAGGACATCCCCTCAGACCTGCCCCATGACACTGTGTCCCTGCTGCTCTCCTCCAATCATATCACCAAGATCCCCAGCCAGGCTTTCAAAGAGCTCCCTCGCCTGCAGGAGCTGGACCTGTCGCGGAATGCCATTGAGAGCGTGGATGCAGGGGCCTTTCAAGGCATCTCGGAAAGTCTTCGCATCCTTGACTTGTCCCACAACCATCTCCGTGGCGTGCCCAAAGAAGCCTTTGCTCGTCTCCATGCTAAGATCAGTCTGGCTAACAACCCATGGCACTGCGAGTGCACCCTGCAGGAGGTGCTCCGAGAGCTCCAGCTTGACCCAGAGACTATCAACGAGGTCAGCTGCCACACGTCCGTCCAGGAGGAGTACTCGGGCAAGCCCGTCATCCAAGTGCTGGACTCTGGCATCAACTTCTGCAACTTCCACCACAAGACCACCGACGTGGCCATGTTCGTTACCATGTTCGGTTGGTTCACCATGGTTATCGCTTACGTCATCTATTACGTGCGGCACAACCAGGAGGATGCCCGCCGGCATCTGGAGTACCTCAAGTCTCTGCCAAGCAGCTCCCAAATTAGTAAAGACTTTGACACAATCAGCACGGTTCTGTAG